In a genomic window of Accipiter gentilis chromosome 23, bAccGen1.1, whole genome shotgun sequence:
- the CCDC51 gene encoding mitochondrial potassium channel — protein sequence MGPMKYKSSVSSVSCGLQYHHLLIKWSPKMNLHIVRTYCSSAPKRPEAKSAIEMAMGLLNRLTEAGTIMGKNSLQKMSATCKSWWDRYEEFVGINEVREAQGKVTEAESVFMIARGIVREARENVEAQQIKLKEIRDRLDRVSRDDTQYLELATLEHRLLQEEKRYRAAYLNAEESEREKFSLFSAAVRESHEKERTRAEKTKNWSIIGSVLGAIIGVLGSTYVNRVRLQELKVLVLEAQKGPINLQEAIKEQASSHYLQQKDLSDVIADLKNVLQTRTSQEIKEGTLLTREDRNNSIKIDSLLIPLNEQLNYTKQVSSCLGSLQQQFNSLQESVAQMISEMQSVKLAVHSRPTERVMPRSSVEGKGQASAVRDVILELCDTERRLETQIKRNSIYSTAVTCAVFAITLPVLYIILKGN from the exons ATGGGGCCAATGAAATATAAGTCAAGTGTGTCCTCGGTGTCCTGTGGTCTGCAATATCACCATTTGTTGATAAAGTGGAGTCCAAAAATGAATTTACACATAGTGCGGACTTACTGCTCATCAGCACCTAAGAGGCCTGAAGCCAAGTCTGCGATAGAAATGGCCATGGGTCTTCTTAATCGGCTGACAGAAGCTGGCACCATTATGGGAAAAAACTCCCTTCAAAAAATGTCTGCAACATGCAAGAGTTGGTGGGACAGATATGAAGAGTTTGTTGGAATTAATGAAGTTCGAGAGGCTCAGGGAAAAGTGACGGAG GCTGAAAGTGTCTTTATGATAGCTCGAGGGATAGTACGAGAGGCTCGTGAAAATGTGGAAGCCCAACAGATTAAACTGAAGGAAATTCGGGACCGCTTAGACAGGGTCTCTCGGGATGACACCCAGTATTTAGAACTCGCTACTCTGGAACACAGGTTGCTGCAG GAGGAGAAGAGGTACCGAGCTGCGTATTTAAATGCAGAAGaatctgagagagaaaaattctctctcttctctgcagctgTAAGGGAAAGCCATGAGAAAGAGCGAACAAGAGCTGAAAAAACAAAGAACTGGTCTATTATTGGTTCTGTCCTAGGAGCCATTATAGGTGTTCTTGGTTCTACCTATGTTAATCGAGTAAGGCTGCAAGAACTAAAAGTCTTGGTCCTTGAAGCACAGAAGGGCCCAATAAATCTGCAAGAAGCCATCAAAGAACAGGCCTCCAGTCATTATTTACAGCAGAAGGATCTCAGTGACGTCATAGCCGACCTGAAAAATGTGCTGCAAACAAGGACATCACAGGAAATAAAAGAAGGCACTTTGTTAACTAGAGAAGACAGGAATAACTCCATAAAAATAGATTCTCTCTTAATTCCTTTAAATGAACAGCTAAACTACACTAAACAAGTCAGTTCATGTCTAGGGAGTTTACAACAGCAGTTTAACAGTTTGCAGGAAAGTGTAGCACAAATGATTTCTGAAATGCAGAGTGTTAAACTTGCGGTTCATTCTAGACCTACAGAAAGAGTGATGCCAAGGTCTTCAGTGGAGGGTAAGGGCCAGGCTTCTGCCGTGAGAGATGTGATTTTGGAATTGTGTGATACCGAGCGGAGACTGGAAACACAAATCAAGAGAAATTCTATTTACAGCACTGCGGTGACATGCGCTGTGTTTGCTATTACTCTGCCCGTACTCTATATTATACTTAAAGGGAACTGA